A window from Flavobacterium sp. 83 encodes these proteins:
- a CDS encoding OmpA family protein gives MKKINILLFVLFVSVSISGQNKGTKAADKLFKRFEYVQATQKYLALIHSGNSDGYIYKQLGDCYYFMNNSIESEKWYSKALKFSQVDNIYFYRYAQVLKSNKKYDEANEQMIRFSSNLPNDSRAIAFTKDPNYLSKLNSIDEAFEIKKIDINTKHSDFGGVLYKNALYFVSSRNEKATIYGWNNEPFLDIYQSNFKEDGTFAEPVLVKELNTKYHEGPVSISRDGNTVYFSTESLNDNLFENDKVNKLKFGQVYIYKATRVEGKWTNITSLSFNSKSYSTSNPSIDSEGKYLYFSSNMPGSIGGMDIWKVAINSDGTYGDPKNLGDKINTDGDEAFPYITDENILYFSSKGLTGFGGYDIFSSDLNINEPPVNVGKPVNSEKDDFAFSFNNERNLGFLSSNRDGSDDIFSAKPIYNGKISLSVKNAKDGIIIPNSKVLIQDKNKTFLDTKFLKENSELLYNVQPNTNYILEIYKDGFVTKSIEVSEIKRGTAMINVLLDPIEEVVVRDNESIILNPIYFEFNKSDITNKAINELDKLVYVMSQNDQINIFVKSHTDSRGSDAYNLNLSQKRAKSTVQYVISKGISNDRISGKGFGESEPKINCKKDCTADEYSLNRRSEFMIVKKL, from the coding sequence ATGAAAAAAATTAATATACTGTTGTTTGTTTTGTTTGTAAGTGTTTCAATATCTGGACAAAACAAAGGAACTAAAGCAGCTGATAAATTATTTAAAAGATTTGAATATGTTCAAGCAACACAAAAATATCTAGCTCTAATTCATAGTGGAAATTCAGATGGATATATATATAAGCAACTTGGAGATTGCTATTATTTTATGAATAATTCAATTGAATCAGAAAAATGGTATTCAAAAGCATTAAAATTTAGTCAAGTTGACAATATTTATTTTTATAGATATGCTCAAGTGCTGAAATCTAATAAAAAATATGATGAAGCAAATGAACAAATGATTCGGTTTTCATCAAATTTACCTAATGATAGTCGAGCTATAGCTTTTACTAAAGATCCAAATTATCTTTCTAAGTTAAATTCTATTGACGAAGCTTTTGAAATAAAAAAGATAGATATTAATACAAAACATTCGGATTTTGGTGGTGTTTTATATAAAAACGCACTATATTTTGTAAGTTCAAGAAATGAAAAAGCAACTATTTATGGTTGGAACAACGAACCTTTTTTAGATATTTATCAATCAAATTTTAAAGAAGATGGTACGTTTGCTGAACCAGTTTTAGTTAAAGAATTAAACACGAAATACCATGAAGGTCCTGTGAGTATTTCTAGAGATGGTAATACAGTGTATTTTTCAACTGAAAGTTTAAATGATAATTTATTTGAAAACGACAAGGTAAATAAATTGAAATTTGGACAAGTTTATATTTATAAAGCCACTAGAGTTGAAGGAAAGTGGACTAACATAACTTCTCTTTCATTTAATAGTAAAAGTTATTCTACAAGTAATCCTTCAATTGATTCGGAAGGTAAATATCTTTATTTTTCATCTAATATGCCTGGTTCGATAGGAGGTATGGATATTTGGAAAGTTGCAATAAATAGTGATGGTACATATGGGGATCCTAAAAATTTAGGAGACAAAATAAATACAGATGGAGATGAGGCGTTTCCTTATATTACTGATGAAAATATATTATACTTTTCTTCTAAGGGTTTGACTGGTTTTGGTGGATATGATATTTTTTCTAGTGATTTAAATATAAATGAGCCTCCTGTTAATGTAGGAAAACCTGTAAATTCTGAAAAAGATGATTTTGCGTTTTCTTTTAATAATGAAAGAAACTTAGGTTTTTTATCTAGTAATAGAGATGGTTCGGATGATATATTTAGTGCAAAACCTATTTACAATGGGAAAATCTCGCTTTCTGTCAAAAATGCAAAAGATGGAATAATTATTCCAAATTCTAAAGTTTTAATTCAAGACAAGAATAAAACTTTTTTAGATACTAAATTTTTAAAAGAAAATTCTGAACTTTTATATAATGTACAACCTAATACAAACTATATTTTAGAGATATACAAAGATGGTTTTGTAACTAAATCAATTGAAGTATCAGAGATTAAAAGAGGTACTGCAATGATTAATGTTTTATTAGATCCTATTGAAGAAGTCGTTGTTAGAGATAACGAGAGTATTATTCTTAATCCTATATATTTTGAATTTAATAAAAGTGATATTACAAATAAGGCTATTAATGAACTTGATAAATTAGTATATGTAATGTCTCAGAATGATCAAATAAACATTTTTGTTAAATCACATACAGATTCAAGAGGTTCAGATGCTTATAATTTAAATCTTTCGCAAAAGAGAGCCAAATCTACGGTTCAATATGTAATTTCAAAAGGGATAAGTAATGATAGGATTTCTGGAAAGGGATTTGGCGAATCAGAACCAAAGATTAATTGTAAAAAGGATTGTACAGCCGATGAATATTCTTTAAATAGACGTTCTGAGTTTATGATTGTTAAAAAGTTATAA